Proteins co-encoded in one Pelobates fuscus isolate aPelFus1 chromosome 5, aPelFus1.pri, whole genome shotgun sequence genomic window:
- the LOC134612185 gene encoding forkhead box protein D5-like: MSILQSPDKKLTLSGICNFISRNFPYYKAKFPAWQNSIRHNLSLNDCFIKVPRAPGNPGKGNYWTLDPASEDMFDNGSFLRRRKRFKRHRTEFLNDGIIVYPTVHYYQHYGPTVPQTFVQQNPLPFMAPPKRLMVPSQPYVPPCPEMLMSRAPVCSQVVPTIGLLETPTKPKCSFSIDSIIGKSKEPEVSPPPPPHYAHLWDYRNLMPANTMVPTLLNTYSSGPLVNPYVMPHYQTFPSPLYPRTYMGAF; encoded by the coding sequence ATGTCCATCCTGCAGAGCCCAGACAAGAAGCTGACTCTGAGCGGGATCTGCAACTTCATCAGCAGGAACTTTCCCTACTATAAGGCAAAGTTCCCAGCCTGGCAGAACTCCATCAGGCACAACCTGTCCCTCAATGACTGTTTTATCAAGGTCCCCCGGGCACCAGGCAACCCTGGAAAGGGCAACTACTGGACCCTGGACCCCGCTTCAGAAGACATGTTTGACAACGGGAGCTTCCTGAGAAGGAGGAAAAGGTTTAAAAGGCATCGCACGGAATTCCTGAACGACGGGATCATAGTTTATCCCACGGTGCACTACTACCAGCATTATGGACCCACAGTCCCTCAGACCTTCGTTCAGCAGAATCCACTACCATTCATGGCTCCACCGAAGAGATTGATGGTTCCTTCCCAGCCATATGTGCCCCCTTGCCCGGAGATGTTAATGAGCAGGGCGCCCGTGTGTTCTCAGGTGGTCCCAACAATCGGCCTCTTAGAGACCCCAACAAAACCCAAGTGCTCTTTCTCTATAGACAGCATTATTGGCAAATCAAAGGAGCCAGAAGTGAGTCCTCCACCTCCGCCGCATTATGCTCATCTCTGGGACTACCGCAATCTTATGCCAGCCAATACCATGGTGCCAACCCTACTGAACACTTATTCTTCTGGGCCCTTGGTAAACCCTTATGTCATGCCACACTACCAAACTTTCCCTAGTCCTCTTTACCCCAGGACATACATGGGAGCATTTTAA